In one window of Poriferisphaera corsica DNA:
- a CDS encoding glycosyltransferase family 8 protein: MKVALATDSNYVQHACVAIASLILNLDSDASVHLYVLHGELSERAKSQIKSCERLGALTVEFIQVDDSEFSDWPLAVHLTTAAYYRLALADLLPQLERILYVDCDLIFRASISELWHLPIDDYYAAAAELSCALATEYDNMNMPEGIRFNSGVMLMNLKRIREHELLPKYKQALLAIGENIQACDQDILNYVMAGKIYFLDQTWNLTTIPYREDVQYKTETDEQLKLAMKDPCCVHYTGRRKPWNFERKRHAFWFDYWRYLKYTPFYWKYPVGLLQKVLTGRKYERNSTECRLFPR, from the coding sequence ATGAAGGTTGCGCTTGCAACCGATTCGAACTACGTGCAGCACGCATGTGTTGCTATTGCTTCGTTAATTTTAAATCTTGATTCTGATGCAAGTGTTCATCTTTATGTTTTGCATGGTGAGCTAAGTGAACGAGCGAAATCACAGATTAAATCCTGTGAAAGACTTGGGGCTTTAACCGTTGAATTTATACAGGTTGACGATTCAGAGTTTTCAGATTGGCCGTTGGCGGTTCATTTAACAACAGCAGCGTATTACAGATTGGCACTGGCAGATTTGTTGCCGCAATTAGAACGCATTCTGTATGTTGATTGTGATTTAATCTTCAGGGCGTCGATATCAGAACTATGGCATTTACCGATTGATGATTATTATGCTGCTGCGGCAGAACTCTCTTGCGCACTTGCTACTGAATACGATAATATGAACATGCCAGAAGGTATACGTTTTAACAGTGGCGTGATGCTGATGAATCTGAAGCGTATTCGTGAGCATGAATTGCTGCCGAAGTACAAGCAGGCTTTGCTTGCTATTGGAGAGAATATACAGGCATGTGATCAAGATATTCTCAATTATGTTATGGCAGGCAAGATTTATTTTTTGGATCAGACATGGAATTTGACAACAATTCCGTATCGCGAAGATGTTCAGTATAAAACGGAAACTGATGAGCAATTGAAGTTAGCGATGAAAGACCCGTGTTGTGTTCATTACACGGGCAGGCGTAAGCCGTGGAATTTTGAGAGAAAACGGCATGCATTCTGGTTTGATTATTGGCGCTACCTGAAGTACACACCTTTCTATTGGAAATATCCGGTCGGGTTATTGCAGAAGGTTTTGACCGGTCGTAAATATGAAAGAAATTCAACTGAATGTCGTTTATTTCCTCGGTAG